The stretch of DNA CTTCTATCTCGCGACACCGCCCGACGTCGATCCGGTCATCGTCGACCATCTCGGGCGCGCGGGGCTGGCCCGGGAGGAGACCGGCTGCTTTTCTCGCGTCGTCGTCGAAAAACCGTTCGGTCACGACCTCGAGTCGGCGCGGGCGCTGAACGCGGAGATCCATCGCGTTTTCCGCGAGGACCAGATCTTCCGCATCGACCACTACCTGGGAAAGGAGACGGTCCAGAACATCCTGGTCCTCCGGTTCGCCAACGGCATCTTCGAGCCGCTCTGGAACCGGCGATACATCGATAACGTGCAGATCGCGGTGGCGGAATCGCTGGGCGTCGGCCATCGGGCGGGGTACTACGAGTCGGCTGGCGTCGTGCGCGACATGTCCCAGAACCACCTGCTGCAGCTCCTCTGCCTGACCGCGATGGAGGCGCCGGTGCGCCTCGACGCCGAATCGGTGCGCGGCGAAAAGGTGAAGGTTCTCCGCTCGATCCGCCCCATCCCTCCCGACCGGCTCGATGAATCGGCGGTGCGCGGCCAGTACGGTCCCGGCGTCGTCGGGGGCGAGGAGGTCGCGGGCTACCGCCAGGAGCCGGGGGTCTCGCGTCAGTCGGCGACCCCCACGTACGCGGCGGTGCGCTTCTTCATCGACAACTGGCGGTGGGCCGGGGTCCCCTTCTACCTCCGCTCGGGGAAGCGGCTCGAAAAACGGATGACGGAGATCGCGATCGAATTCCGGGACGTGCCGCACACGACGATCTTCCTCAAGGAGCCGGGCGGATCGGGACGCCTCGAGAAGAACGTGCTGAGATTGAAGATCCAGCCGGACGAGGGAATCTCGCTGAAGTTCCTGGCGAAGATCCCGGGCGCGGGGATGCGGGTCACCCCGGAATCGATGGACTTTCCGTACGACCAGCTCGGGGCCGCACAGCACGGCGGATACGAGCGGCTCCTCCTCGACATCATGCACGGAGACGCGACGCTCTTCACGCGCGGCGACGAAGTCGAGGAGGCCTGGCGCGTCGTGATGCCGATCCTCGAGGGGTGGGAGAAGACGAAGCCGCGAGGCTTCCCGAACTATCCCGCGGGGACGATGGGTCCCGAGGTGGCCGCGAACACCTTCATCGAAGGAGACGGACGCCACTGGCGCAAGCTCTAGTCCGGAGCGCGCATGGCCGTGCGCGCGGAGGACTCCATCCCGACTTTCGCCCGCCGTCGCGAACGGGAAACCTTTCGGGAAGGGAAGCCGGGATGATCGGAGCTCCACGGTGATGCGTTCCGTTTTCGAAACACCGCCCGCGCTCGCCTCGGCCGCGGCCGACGAGTTCCTCCGAGCGGGACGGGAGGCGATTTCCGCGCGCGGGGCGTTCCTCGCGGCGCTTTCGGGAGGGGAGACGCCGCGCGCCACCCACGCCGCGATCGCCGAACGGG from Thermoanaerobaculia bacterium encodes:
- the zwf gene encoding glucose-6-phosphate dehydrogenase, which codes for MRPKKKARGRRGKTAVSRHRKHPAGGRKKPAAAAARPDTTRQPPKPLVSAPLDGTPAAPEPCAMVIFGASGDLTARMLMPALAKLAKERALPDGFFAVGVSRSPMTDAGFRTAMQAAVAKFSTDPLQVTELPPEFLGRLHYVTGEFHEPATYRRLKTMLAKARRKGGAGCPENHVFYLATPPDVDPVIVDHLGRAGLAREETGCFSRVVVEKPFGHDLESARALNAEIHRVFREDQIFRIDHYLGKETVQNILVLRFANGIFEPLWNRRYIDNVQIAVAESLGVGHRAGYYESAGVVRDMSQNHLLQLLCLTAMEAPVRLDAESVRGEKVKVLRSIRPIPPDRLDESAVRGQYGPGVVGGEEVAGYRQEPGVSRQSATPTYAAVRFFIDNWRWAGVPFYLRSGKRLEKRMTEIAIEFRDVPHTTIFLKEPGGSGRLEKNVLRLKIQPDEGISLKFLAKIPGAGMRVTPESMDFPYDQLGAAQHGGYERLLLDIMHGDATLFTRGDEVEEAWRVVMPILEGWEKTKPRGFPNYPAGTMGPEVAANTFIEGDGRHWRKL